One Setaria viridis chromosome 5, Setaria_viridis_v4.0, whole genome shotgun sequence genomic region harbors:
- the LOC117855575 gene encoding cysteine-rich receptor-like protein kinase 6 yields MLIRFGTRSFPTACTMGLHHHLLTVIAAVVAIALLPGAASYPWPFCGTDNFRANSRYQANLNLLAATLPGKASTSPSNLFATAAAGAGRDRVWAAGLCRGDVNASNCFACLAQAFHDLPNDCSYNKDATIYYDPCMLRYSNTSVLSAADADLSGQLAWYAIPTNVTANPAQFNRAVAALINATADRAALNSTRRFATGEAGFDQEVPTVYAVAQCTPDQTPAQCRRCLAGIVAEYMGDFENAVGGRILWINCSFRYDSKPFFRGPAMVQLASPFPAAPAPAPAPPVQPTVQPSPLGGGVELKGRKYSLPVLVPAVLLPVLAALNLAICLCFWRRRQRRSMAEGKKPYPKYSADEAEDGEMVDSMMIELSTLRAATGDFDDSNKLGEGGFGAVYKGVLPDGEEVAVKRLSSSSTQGLEQLKNELALVAKLKHKNLVRLVGVCLEQQERLLVYEYVPNRSLDIVLFGAENQLDWEQRYRIINGIARGLQYLHEDSQLKVVHRDLKASNILLDANMNPRISDFGLARIFSHDQTQAVTKSFVGTYGYMAPEYVMRGNYSVKSDAFSFGVMVLEIVTGRNNNDSYNSKQSGDLLNTVWEHWEARTVMELVDPSMNGGFPEGDMLRCIHIGLLCVQGDPAVRPVMSSVVMMLGSDTVALQAPSKPAFVTRKGVANATDSTVSLQG; encoded by the exons ATGCTGATTCGTTTCGGAACCCGCTCCTTCCCCACCGCGTGCACGATgggtctccaccaccacctcctcaccgtcatcgccgccgtcgtcgccatcgccctcctccccggcgccgcAAGCTACCCGTGGCCGTTCTGCGGCACGGACAACTTCAGGGCCAACAGCAGGTACCAGGCCAACCTcaacctcctcgccgccacgcTGCCGGGGAAAGCCTCCACGTCCCCGAGCAACCTtttcgccacggccgccgccggcgccggccgggacCGGGTCTGGGCCGCGGGGCTGTGCCGCGGCGACGTCAACGCCAGCAACTGCTTCGCCTGCCTCGCGCAGGCCTTCCACGACCTGCCCAACGACTGCTCCTACAACAAGGACGCCACAATCTACTACGACCCCTGCATGCTCCGCTACTCCAACACGAgcgtcctctccgccgccgacgccgacctgTCGGGCCAGTTAGCCTGGTACGCGATACCTACGAATGTCACGGCGAACCCGGCCCAGTTCAACCGCGCCGTGGCCGCCCTCATCAACGCCACCGCCGACCGCGCCGCGCTCAACTCCACGCGGCGGTTCGCCACCGGGGAGGCCGGGTTCGACCAGGAGGTCCCCACGGTGTACGCCGTGGCGCAGTGCACGCCGGACCAGACGCCGGCGCAGTGCCGGCGCTGCCTCGCCGGGATAGTTGCGGAGTACATGGGGGATTTCGAGAACGCTGTTGGAGGCAGGATCCTCTGGATCAATTGCAGCTTCAGGTACGACAGCAAGCCCTTCTTCCGTGGACCGGCGATGGTGCAGCTCGCGTCACCGTTCCCcgccgcgccagcgccggcgccggcgccgcctgtgCAGCCAACGGTTCAGCCGTCGCCGCTGGGCGGAGGAGTTGAGCTAAAGGGAAGAAAGTACAGTTTGCCGGTGCTTGTTCCTGCTGTTCTGCTGCCTGTTCTAGCAGCCTTGAACCTTGCCATCTGCCTCTGTttctggaggcggcggcagcggagatCAATGGCAGAAGGGAAGAAGCCAT ATCCCAAGTATTCCGCTGATGAAGCAGAGGACGGCGAAATGGTGGACTCCATGATGATCGAGTTGTCCACCCTGCGAGCCGCGACAGGGGATTTCGACGACAGCAACAAGCTTGGCGAGGGCGGGTTTGGCGCAGTGTACAAG GGCGTCCTCCCAGACGGCGAAGAGGTAGCGGTGAAGCGGCTGTCGAGCAGCTCGACGCAGGGCTTGGAGCAGCTGAAGAACGAGCTGGCGCTGGTGGCCAAGCTGAAGCACAAGAACCTGGTCAGGCTCGTCGGAGTCTGCCTGGAGCAGCAGGAGCGGCTGCTCGTCTACGAGTACGTCCCCAACCGGAGCCTCGACATCGTCCTCTTCGGTGCCGAGAATCAGCTGGACTGGGAGCAGAGGTACAGGATCATCAACGGCATCGCTCGGGGCCTGCAGTACCTCCACGAGGACTCGCAGCTCAAGGTCGTCCACCGTGACCTCAAGGCCAGCAACATCCTGCTCGACGCGAACATGAACCCAAGGATCTCCGACTTCGGCCTCGCCAGGATCTTCAGCCACGACCAGACGCAGGCCGTCACGAAAAGCTTCGTCGGCACCTA TGGGTACATGGCGCCGGAGTACGTCATGCGGGGGAACTACTCGGTGAAGTCGGACGCCTTCAGCTTCGGCGTCATGGTGCTGGAGATCGTCACGGGGAGGAACAACAACGACAGCTACAATTCCAAACAGTCCGGAGATCTCTTGAACACT GTATGGGAGCATTGGGAGGCCAGGACggtgatggagttggtagacCCGTCCATGAACGGCGGCTTCCCGGAGGGCGACATGCTGCGGTGCATCCATATTGGGTTGCTCTGCGTGCAGGGAGACCCGGCGGTCCGGCCGGTGATGTCGTCGGTCGTCATGATGCTCGGCAGCGACACGGTGGCCCTCCAGGCCCCATCCAAGCCGGCGTTCGTCACCAGGAAGGGCGTTGCCAACGCAACCGATTCGACAGTGTCGCTACAGGGTTAA